The Gordonia terrae genome contains the following window.
AGAGAACATCGATCCACTTTCGGCATCGTCAGCCCGCAATCTGCGGGCCGGTGTGGATGACGCTAGCCCACCGCGGCGACGCTCGTGGGCGCGTTCACCACCGCGGGCTCGAGTTGACGAAGCCCGGATCGATGGACTGCATGTAACCGGTGTCGTCCCGATCCCGGATCCCGCAGTCGAGGTACTGCTGGTGCAGCGCCTCCAGCGACTCCTCGTCGAGTTCGACACCCAGCCCCGGACCGGTCGGGACGGGCACCGCGCCGTCGACGATGCGGAGGGCACCCGGCTTGACCACGTCCTCGGTCTTCCACGGCCAGTGGGTGTCACAGGCGTAGGTGAGGTTGGGCGTCGCAGACGCGAGATGCACCATCGCGGCCAGGCTGATGCCCAGGTGCGAGTTCGAGTGCATCGACAGACCGAGTCCGAAGGTCTCGCAGATACCGCCGAGGAGGCGTGACCGCTGTAGACCACCCCAGTAGTGATGGTCGGACAGCACGACGGACACCGACCGCTTGCGCACCGCGGGTTCGAGGTGATCGAAGGCGACGACGCACATGTTGGTCGCGAGCGGCATGGTCGCCTGCTCGGCGACCCGGGCCATCCCCTCGAGTCCGGGGGTCGGATCCTCCAGATACTCGACGATGCCGTCCAGCTCGGCCGCGACGCGCAACGAGGTCTCCACGGTCCACGCCGCATTGGGGTCCAGGCGCAGGGGCACACCGGGGAACTCGGCGTGCAGCGCCTTGATCGCGGCGATCTCCTCGTCGGGGTCGAACACCCCGCCCTTGAGTTTGATCGCGGTGAACCCGTAGCGGTCGATCATCCGGTGCGCCTGCCGGATCAGGCCGCTCGGGTCGATCGCCTCGCCCCATTCGTCCGGGAGACCGTTGGTGCCGGCGG
Protein-coding sequences here:
- a CDS encoding glucarate dehydratase family protein, which codes for MSTNTIDAAAVALSPLTGPRTDTTITKVTVTPVAFVDPPLLNTVGVHQPYALRAIIVIETAGGVRGLGETYADTAHLTRMEAAADAITGLDAFALHRLRDAIDARVSTLAVTGGDGVAGMITTASTTDRVFSPFEVACLDIQGKTLGRPVSDLLGGRVRDQVPFSAYLFYKWAAHPGAAGTNGLPDEWGEAIDPSGLIRQAHRMIDRYGFTAIKLKGGVFDPDEEIAAIKALHAEFPGVPLRLDPNAAWTVETSLRVAAELDGIVEYLEDPTPGLEGMARVAEQATMPLATNMCVVAFDHLEPAVRKRSVSVVLSDHHYWGGLQRSRLLGGICETFGLGLSMHSNSHLGISLAAMVHLASATPNLTYACDTHWPWKTEDVVKPGALRIVDGAVPVPTGPGLGVELDEESLEALHQQYLDCGIRDRDDTGYMQSIDPGFVNSSPRW